Genomic window (Chondrocystis sp. NIES-4102):
TCGCTACTGTGGAAGAGCAACAATATAAGTATTGGCTTGTACCTAATAGTAATATTAATTTCAATATCTATAAATTAAAAACTATTGAAAGTTTATTCGAGTTAAGAGGCAACCCTAATTCAAAAACTGCTGATTTTATCTTACAAGAGCCTGCAATTCTTTCTTTATTACCTAATAATCAACAATGGCAATTACTTCAGCCTGGAATTCTCTTTTTTGGCAATAAATTACAATCTATTTCACCCCCAACATCACAACCTGAAAATAGAATTGATGAACAACAAGATAAAATAAATAAACAAATGTTATCTAGTTTAACTACACTAGAAAAAACCATAGCTCAATTAACAAGTAATATTACACAACTTCAAGCCCAAACAGAAATATCACAAAAAACATATCAACGCGATCGACAACAATGGTTAGGAGAAAAATATATACTTCAAAATGAAATGCGCCAAATTACTATGGCTCAATCTCCACCAAATAATTTAAATAATGAGCAAGCTATAGTTCAACTAACAAGTAACATTAAGGAACTTCAAGCCCAGGTTGAAATATCACAAAAAACCTATCAACGCGATCGACAACAATGGTTAGGAGAAAAACAAATACTTCAAGAGCAAATACAACAAATTACGCTCACTCAATCTCCACCAGATAATTTAAATAATGAGCAAGCTATAGTTCAACTAACAAGTAACATTAAGGAACTTCAAGCCCAGGTTGAAATATCACAAAAAACCTATCAACGCGATCGACAACAATGGTTAGGAGAAAAACAAATACTTCAAGAGCAAATACAACAAATTACTCTTGCTCAATCTCCACCAAATAATTCAATTAATGAAAACAGTAAGGCTGCGGATCAAATAAGTTCTGCTGATGCCCCATTCACTCAAAATTATACTACCAAATCTGAGTCTAATCAAAACAATCAAAACCAATCTAATAATACAGTTGATTTAAAAAATATAATCTCTCAATTCAGACAAGTATATAGTCAAGATCAACAATTAATAATAGATAAAATAGTCGCTAAAGTCTCTATCAGTTTAGACACCCTATTCAAAATCACCTTTGGTAAAATAGATATAGTTATTTTAGAAAAAAGCTTAGATAATAAATATTGGATTATCGATTATTTAGGTGTCTACTTATTAATTCCCAGTGACATAAAACACATAACCGAAGCCAAAGAAACATCATTAACTGTTGCCAAAATCTTATTTGATCTAGTTGGATATTATCCTCAATACACGAGCTTCGATTTAATCAAACCTGCAATAGTAACTAAGCACTCAACCAACCAGTGGAAACTACAAGAAAAAGGTAAATTTAATTTCTACTAAAGATATAACTAGTAATAAGTAACAAGCTATAAAAAAATATCTCTTATTAATTAATTTGCTTTTATACCTATTCTTTAACTAAAAAAAGCATTTTTCTCTTACTGACTCCTACTACAAATCTACCTACTACCCAAACCCTCACTACCTTCCTATTCCCTATTCCTGACTCCTGACTCCTGTCTTCTTGATGCAGTCACTCATGGGGGAAACCCCCAAGACCGTGCTGCATCGCTCCTGTCTCCTGTCTCCTGTCTTCCCTCTCCTTTCTCAACCAGTAACTTAAATGCGTAACAGCTTAAACCTCTAATTCCCAATTAACCTAACCAAAAAATCAATCATAATCAACTTTTTTCCTTGATGCTTTCAATTGACTACGTTTAGCCTTAATATCCAACCGCTTGCGCGTAGCCGTTTTATTTGGCTTAGTTACTAATCGTTTTTTCTCAGGAATAGCAACACTTTTAATCAATTTTTGTAACCGTTTTAAAGCATCTTCCTTATTCTGGTGTTGAGTGCGAAACTGTTGAGCCTTAATAACAATAATGCCATCACTAGAAATTCTAGAATCACTCAATTTTAATAACTTTTCCTGATAAAAATGAGGTAGTGAGGACGCTAAAACATCAAAACGTAAATGTATAGCGGAAGCAACTTTATTGACATTTTGACCACCAGCCCCTTGGGAGCGAATAGCACTTATTTCAATTTCACTACTGGGGATAATAACTTGTTCGGAAATTTTTAACAAAAGAAAGACTGATTATACTTAGATCATGCTGATATTTAAATATTTTAGTAGAAAGCGATGGGGCTTACCAGCCTGTAGCGCATCGCAATTATCTACAAAGAATTCAGATATATTAACAACCAGTCATAATTCTAATACTCTCCCTTGCTGCTACTTGAGCTTTAGCTGCTGTGTAATATAACTCGTTGGGTGCATAAATTGAACTATCCCCTGCCAAAATAGTATATTTGTAACTTGAGATATTAATAGCATAAACCATCAAAGTTGCTCCATTAATAATAGTTATATCCTCAATTTTCATAGTTATTTTTCCTGTATTTATCACTCTTATTTTTACCAAAACCGAACTTAATTATTTATAGCTAACCCTAATAGTTTTAGTACGGGCAGAAAACCCTACTAGATATGGGATACAAACCGCACTTATGATTTTTTGCAGGTCTGATTAATATAAAAATAAGGAAACGAAACAGATAAAAAACTCTGAATTAGTTACCGAATAAACTGTTGATCAAAGGAAATATAATTATGGCTTTAATACGTTATAACCCTTGGCAAGAAATGAATTCTTTACAACGCCAATTAAATCGTTTGTTTGATGATGCTTTAACCTCTAATAATTGGGATAATTTGGGTAATTTCTCAAAAGTGCCTGCTGCGGAATTGACTGAAACCGAAGAAGCATTACATCTAAAACTAGAAGTTCCTGGAATGGAAGCAAAAGATTTAGATGTTCAAGTAATGGTAGATCGAGTAGCAATTGCTGGTGAAAGAAAATCGGAAACTAAAACAGAAGAAGACGGTAGAACCCATTCTGAATTCCGTTATGGCAAATTCTCAAGAGTAATCCCTCTACCCACAAGAATCCAAAATACTAACGTTACTGCTAACTATAAAGACGGTATCCTGAATTTAACCTTACCTAAAGCAGAAGAAGAAAAAAACAAAGTAGTCAAAGTTAACCTTTTACAAGAATCTGCTCAGTAGCCATTTGCAGGATAACGAACGTGGTCATATTCTAAAAGATTAATAGTTTACCCAGTTGCAACTAATGTGACTGGGTTTTTTGTTAGTAGGTGGGAGTTAGGAGTTAGGTATGGGGTAGTAGGTAGATTTGTAGTAGGTAGATTTGTAGTAGGTAGATTTGTAGTAGGTAGTAGGCGCGGAAAGCGTCCCTGAGCGCACGCTTGCTTTGGTCGCCAAAGCGCGAACGTGACGATAGTGGGGGTTGAGGTAGGAGCTAACTGTATTAGATAGTAGTGTTCAATGAAAAGTTAAAAGCTAACAGCTAATACTATTTAATGTTACTTGGATAAGTTATATCTTTCGTTGCTTAAACAGCTTTAATTAAACAAGACGATCGCTTGAGTTGATTTAAATCACCATTTCCAGTACAAAACAAAACAGTTTTAAGTTCTGCCATCAATAACTCTACAAGCTCATCTATGGCTGCTTCAGAAATTGATGCTGCTTGGAGAAAAGGAAAAGCCAAACCTGCCAAATCTGCACCAAGAGCGATCGCTTTTGCTACTTCTAAACCATTGCGTAAACCACCAGAAGCTATCAAAGGAATATTTGGATAGTGCTTACGAATTTCAACCAAACAATCTGCTGTAGAAATACCCCAGTCTGCAAAAGTTCTACCCAAACGACGCTGTAAATTAGTTTGCGCTCTTTCACTTTCTACCATCGCCCAAGATGTTCCGCCAGCACCAGCCACATCTATCACTTCAACCCCAGCTTCAATTAATTTCTCAGCCATCACAGCAGAAATACCATTACCTACCTCTTTGGCAATTACAGGAATATCAATTTGCTGACAAAGCTGCTTAATCTTACCCAATAAACCTTTAAACTGTGTATCGCCGTTGGGTTGAATACATTCTTGTAAGGGATTTAAATGTAAAATTAATGCGTCTGCTTCTAAAATCTCTACTACTCTTAAACACTGATCAACACCGTAGGTATAGTTTAATTGTACTGCTCCTAAGTTAGCAAACAAGAGAGCATCGGGAGCAAAAGAACGTACTGCAAAAGTATGAGCAACATCAGGATTTTCCACAGCAATACGTTGAGAACCCACCCCCATAGCCAAACCATACTTTTGGGCTGCGATCGCCAGACGACAATTAATCATTTTTGCCTGTTCTGTTCCCCCCGTCATAGAAGAAATTAGAATAGGCGCATTTAGTTTTTTGCCAAGAAATGCAGTATTGATATCTACCTCACTTAAGTTTAATTCTGGTAAACAAGTATGGGTAAAACGATATTTCTCTAAGCCGTTAGTTAAATGCTGAAACTGTACATCATCTTCAAGACAAATACGCAGGTGATCAGCTTTTCGGGTTTGCGTATTGGTCATA
Coding sequences:
- the hspA3_1 gene encoding heat shock protein Hsp20 — translated: MALIRYNPWQEMNSLQRQLNRLFDDALTSNNWDNLGNFSKVPAAELTETEEALHLKLEVPGMEAKDLDVQVMVDRVAIAGERKSETKTEEDGRTHSEFRYGKFSRVIPLPTRIQNTNVTANYKDGILNLTLPKAEEEKNKVVKVNLLQESAQ
- a CDS encoding isopentenyl-diphosphate delta-isomerase, type 2; amino-acid sequence: MTNTQTRKADHLRICLEDDVQFQHLTNGLEKYRFTHTCLPELNLSEVDINTAFLGKKLNAPILISSMTGGTEQAKMINCRLAIAAQKYGLAMGVGSQRIAVENPDVAHTFAVRSFAPDALLFANLGAVQLNYTYGVDQCLRVVEILEADALILHLNPLQECIQPNGDTQFKGLLGKIKQLCQQIDIPVIAKEVGNGISAVMAEKLIEAGVEVIDVAGAGGTSWAMVESERAQTNLQRRLGRTFADWGISTADCLVEIRKHYPNIPLIASGGLRNGLEVAKAIALGADLAGLAFPFLQAASISEAAIDELVELLMAELKTVLFCTGNGDLNQLKRSSCLIKAV
- a CDS encoding class I peptide chain release factor codes for the protein MLKISEQVIIPSSEIEISAIRSQGAGGQNVNKVASAIHLRFDVLASSLPHFYQEKLLKLSDSRISSDGIIVIKAQQFRTQHQNKEDALKRLQKLIKSVAIPEKKRLVTKPNKTATRKRLDIKAKRSQLKASRKKVDYD